In the genome of Phlebotomus papatasi isolate M1 chromosome 2, Ppap_2.1, whole genome shotgun sequence, one region contains:
- the LOC129804573 gene encoding uncharacterized protein LOC129804573 codes for MSLEDAIKPPKSFNDRFYEYPDGKDAAGKMMVANAYALIGGLVISTYDVVMISKPVGFGNILAKYMYNTGPLMGMASAFTMGTYAATNLRGKDDTINYAIGGALAGGVYGAWRKSPVSGSCAAIVLAFAGVVKKLSLQEGWRFIPEPKNHAYQSLFLGRHDRTFFKDTEKGWTTGKE; via the exons at GTCGCTGGAGGATGCAATTAAGCCACCAAAGTCTTTCAATGACCGCTTCTATGAGTATCCAGATGGCAAGGATGCAGCCGGGAAGATGATGGTGGCAAATGCTTATGCTCTTATTGGTGGTTTGGTCATCTCAACGTACGACGTTGTGATGATCTCCAAGCCAGTTGGATTTGGGAATATCCTGGCCAAGTACATGTACAACACAG GGCCACTTATGGGAATGGCATCTGCTTTCACGATGGGCACTTATGCGGCTACAAATCTCCGCGGGAAGGATGATACCATCAACTATGCCATCGGAGGCGCCCTGGCTGGAGGAGTCTATGGAGCATGGAGAAAGAGTCCAGTGAGTGGAAGTTGCGCAGCTATTGTCCTAGCCTTTGCTGGAGTCGTGAAGAAACTGTCCCTGCAGGAAGGATGGCGTTTTATTCCCGAACCAAAGAACCATGCATACCAGAGCCTCTTCCTCGGCAGGCACGATAGGACCTTCTTCAAAGACACAGAAAAGGGCTGGACCACGGGAAAGGAGtag